The following proteins come from a genomic window of Cronobacter muytjensii ATCC 51329:
- the rpsH gene encoding 30S ribosomal protein S8 codes for MSMQDPIADMLTRIRNGQAANKAAVTMPSSKLKVAIANVLKEEGFIEDFKVEGDTKPELEVTLKYFQGKAVVESIQRVSRPGLRIYKKKDELPKVMAGLGIAVISTSKGVMTDRAARQAGLGGEIICYVA; via the coding sequence CGTATCCGTAACGGTCAGGCCGCGAACAAAGCTGCGGTCACCATGCCTTCCTCCAAGCTGAAAGTGGCAATCGCCAACGTGCTGAAGGAAGAAGGTTTTATTGAAGATTTTAAAGTTGAAGGCGACACCAAGCCGGAACTGGAAGTAACTCTTAAGTACTTCCAGGGTAAAGCTGTTGTAGAAAGCATTCAGCGTGTCAGCCGCCCAGGTCTGCGCATCTATAAGAAAAAAGATGAGCTGCCGAAAGTTATGGCTGGCCTTGGTATTGCGGTTATTTCTACCTCTAAAGGTGTTATGACTGATCGTGCAGCGCGCCAGGCTGGTCTTGGTGGCGAAATTATCTGCTACGTAGCCTAA